One genomic segment of Actinomycetota bacterium includes these proteins:
- a CDS encoding HAD family hydrolase — MGDEARQQWTGPIEAVVLDAGGVLLLPDQEAIRAAVGPYVADVPDDATCNRNHYRLMGEVDRIMEGVDTFDEPDWTGLDATMATYFGVGDEHVDAVRPRLRDVYLATPWVAAPGAVGALLALQAAGYPLAVVSNAGGDMEEQLETRQICAVDGQSAQVAIVVDSHRVGVAKPDPRIFGYALEALEIAAERCLYVGDTVHFDVKGARNAGLQPVHVDPHGFCGAVDHPHVGALADLPPLLGPYPGATASGSSPRT, encoded by the coding sequence GTGGGTGACGAGGCACGACAGCAATGGACCGGGCCCATCGAGGCTGTGGTGCTCGACGCCGGGGGGGTGCTGCTGCTGCCCGACCAGGAGGCCATCCGGGCGGCCGTCGGCCCCTACGTGGCTGACGTGCCCGACGACGCGACCTGCAACCGCAACCACTACCGCCTGATGGGCGAGGTCGACCGCATCATGGAGGGCGTCGACACGTTCGACGAGCCCGACTGGACCGGGCTGGACGCCACCATGGCGACCTACTTCGGGGTGGGCGACGAACACGTCGACGCCGTGCGGCCCCGCCTGCGCGACGTCTACCTGGCCACGCCCTGGGTGGCCGCGCCGGGGGCAGTGGGGGCCCTTCTGGCCCTCCAGGCCGCCGGCTACCCGCTGGCCGTCGTCTCCAACGCCGGAGGCGACATGGAGGAACAGCTCGAGACCCGCCAGATCTGCGCGGTCGACGGCCAGTCCGCCCAGGTGGCCATCGTGGTCGACTCCCACCGGGTGGGGGTGGCCAAACCCGACCCCCGCATCTTCGGGTACGCACTCGAGGCCCTCGAGATCGCGGCCGAACGGTGCCTTTACGTGGGCGACACCGTGCACTTCGACGTCAAAGGGGCCCGCAACGCCGGCCTGCAGCCGGTACACGTCGACCCCCACGGGTTCTGCGGGGCCGTCGACCACCCCCACGTCGGAGCACTGGCCGACCTTCCCCCCCTGCTCGGCCCCTACCCCGGCGCCACCGCCAGCGGTTCATCGCCCCGTACCTGA
- a CDS encoding copper resistance protein CopC, with translation MTARAGWPRGRGPAALAAVLLTALWMALASAPASGHALLAASNPADGESLAEAPGSVVLAFTERPDFALTTVRVLDSSGKEVRAGKPEPVPDQPYQLRVTLEGLDQGAYTVTWRTTSSIDGHTTAGSVGFGVGVPAPLPGEAGVVLMDTPAPTPVGVAGRWLFYAGVVLMLGAAVVGVAVAADVASLPRRSLAASWLAAVVGVGLSVADQRASAETSLGNLLSSATGHKLTVQAVAVLAAGAAVAWSAVRRDRAPLVAVGVGAAAAMLARALAGHADASSARWFTVGAQWSHMVSVGVWVGGLVWLLAAMRRGDPGRGRGLARRFSTVAAWALALVVVSGTARALNQVGAWDRLVNTDFGLALLVKLGLFAVLVALGARARFRHVPAAAGGGAGGFRRVVRLEVGLGATLLAATAVMAGFPPSVLVAAASKEAAAAAAPISVTGSDFATTVRVQLVVTPGQPGLNRYEAKVDDYDTGRAAGADRVSLRFQLKDNPDLTPTAVDLEASADQRWRGSGRDLSIAGIWTVTVVVESGSDAVEVPMEVNTRRSGAGSGAPCPEGETDPAYSATVDSEPDPPRLEGTTFRLAVRRDGRPVTGAQVCFAADMPEMEHPGVSAMAREASGGRYDVDMKFIMAGTWSAAIVVAEPGRPVALVPLRIQVR, from the coding sequence GTGACCGCCCGGGCGGGGTGGCCCCGAGGGCGGGGGCCGGCCGCGCTGGCAGCCGTGCTGCTGACCGCCCTGTGGATGGCACTGGCCAGCGCCCCGGCGTCGGGGCACGCCCTGCTGGCGGCCTCCAACCCGGCCGACGGCGAGAGCCTGGCCGAGGCGCCGGGCTCGGTGGTCCTGGCCTTCACCGAGAGACCCGACTTCGCCCTGACCACCGTGCGGGTGCTCGACTCGTCGGGCAAGGAGGTGCGGGCCGGCAAGCCCGAGCCCGTTCCCGACCAGCCCTACCAGTTGCGAGTGACGCTCGAGGGCCTCGACCAGGGCGCCTACACGGTCACGTGGCGGACGACCTCGTCCATCGACGGGCACACGACGGCGGGCTCGGTCGGGTTCGGCGTGGGAGTGCCCGCCCCCCTGCCGGGCGAAGCCGGAGTGGTCCTGATGGATACCCCCGCGCCCACCCCCGTCGGTGTGGCCGGCCGGTGGCTCTTCTACGCGGGCGTGGTGCTGATGCTGGGGGCGGCGGTGGTGGGGGTGGCTGTCGCGGCCGACGTTGCTTCCCTGCCCCGGCGCTCCCTGGCCGCTTCGTGGCTCGCGGCCGTTGTGGGCGTGGGGCTGTCCGTCGCCGACCAGCGGGCGTCGGCCGAGACCAGCCTGGGCAACTTGCTCTCGTCGGCCACCGGCCACAAGCTGACTGTGCAGGCGGTAGCCGTGCTGGCCGCGGGGGCGGCCGTGGCGTGGTCCGCCGTACGCCGCGACCGGGCACCGCTGGTGGCCGTGGGTGTGGGGGCGGCCGCGGCGATGCTGGCCCGTGCCCTGGCGGGCCACGCCGACGCCTCGTCGGCCCGGTGGTTCACGGTCGGGGCCCAGTGGTCGCACATGGTGTCGGTGGGCGTGTGGGTGGGCGGGCTCGTCTGGCTCCTGGCCGCCATGCGCCGGGGCGACCCGGGCCGGGGCCGGGGCCTGGCCCGCCGCTTCTCCACGGTGGCCGCCTGGGCCCTGGCCCTCGTGGTGGTCTCGGGGACGGCCCGTGCCCTCAACCAGGTGGGGGCGTGGGACCGGCTGGTCAACACCGACTTCGGCTTGGCCCTGCTGGTCAAGCTCGGCCTCTTCGCCGTACTCGTGGCCCTGGGGGCACGGGCGCGGTTCCGCCACGTCCCGGCGGCTGCCGGGGGGGGCGCCGGCGGCTTCCGGCGGGTCGTGAGGCTCGAGGTGGGGTTGGGGGCCACCCTGCTGGCCGCCACCGCGGTCATGGCCGGCTTCCCCCCGTCGGTCCTGGTGGCCGCGGCATCGAAGGAGGCCGCCGCGGCCGCCGCTCCCATCAGCGTGACCGGGAGCGACTTCGCCACGACGGTCCGTGTCCAACTGGTGGTCACCCCCGGCCAGCCTGGGCTCAACCGCTACGAGGCAAAGGTGGACGACTACGACACCGGCCGGGCGGCGGGCGCCGACCGGGTCTCGCTGCGCTTCCAGCTCAAGGACAACCCCGACCTGACGCCCACGGCTGTCGACCTCGAGGCCTCAGCCGACCAGCGGTGGCGAGGATCGGGGCGGGACCTGTCGATCGCCGGCATCTGGACCGTCACCGTCGTGGTCGAGTCGGGCTCGGACGCCGTCGAAGTGCCCATGGAGGTCAACACCCGCCGTTCGGGAGCGGGCAGCGGGGCCCCCTGCCCCGAAGGCGAGACCGACCCGGCGTACTCGGCCACCGTCGACTCCGAGCCCGACCCGCCCCGCCTGGAGGGCACGACCTTCCGCCTGGCCGTGCGCCGCGACGGCCGGCCCGTGACCGGGGCCCAGGTCTGCTTCGCGGCCGACATGCCCGAGATGGAGCACCCGGGGGTGAGTGCCATGGCTCGGGAGGCCTCCGGCGGGCGCTACGACGTCGACATGAAGTTCATCATGGCGGGAACGTGGTCCGCGGCGATCGTGGTCGCTGAACCGGGCCGGCCGGTGGCCCTCGTCCCCCTCCGTATCCAGGTCCGGTAG